Proteins encoded in a region of the Clostridium beijerinckii genome:
- a CDS encoding alpha-N-arabinofuranosidase produces MAKKAKMVVDKDFKISEIDKRIYGSFIEHLGRAVYGGIYQPGHMSADENGFRTDVMELVKELDVPIIRYPGGNFVSNFVWEDSVGPIAERPKRLELAWRSLETNEIGLNEFSKWTNAVGSEIMMAINLGTRGIADACNLLEYCNHKGGTKYSDLRIKHGVKEPHKIKTWCLGNEMDGPWQIGHKTSEEYGRLALETGKAMKLIDPDIELVSCGSSNTAMPTFPEWEASTLDHTYDVVDFVSLHQYYGNRLNDTANFLAQSDDMEHFIKTVTSTCDYIKAKKRSKKTMYLSFDEWNVWFHSNNEDDDIMKNHPWQKAPALLEDMYNFEDALLVGLMLIVLMKHSDRVKMACLAQLVNVIAPIMTEENGPAWKQTIYYPYLHASKYGRGIALQPVVSSPKHDTIDFTDVKDVESIAVYNEEKEEVTIFAVNRNLEEDIELTCDVRSFEGLKIIEHIVLEHDNMKIVNSPTGEAVTPKSVDRSNLVDGIITSSLGKASWNVIRLGKNK; encoded by the coding sequence ATGGCAAAAAAAGCAAAAATGGTAGTAGACAAAGACTTTAAAATATCCGAAATAGATAAAAGAATTTATGGTTCTTTCATTGAACATTTAGGAAGGGCAGTATATGGAGGGATTTATCAGCCAGGCCATATGTCAGCTGATGAAAATGGCTTCCGCACCGATGTAATGGAATTAGTAAAAGAATTAGATGTTCCTATTATAAGATACCCAGGCGGTAATTTTGTATCAAATTTCGTTTGGGAAGATAGTGTTGGACCAATAGCAGAAAGGCCAAAGAGACTAGAATTAGCTTGGAGAAGTTTAGAAACTAATGAAATTGGATTAAACGAATTCTCAAAGTGGACTAATGCTGTAGGATCTGAAATAATGATGGCAATAAATCTTGGAACAAGAGGAATTGCAGATGCCTGCAATCTTTTAGAATATTGTAATCATAAAGGTGGTACGAAATATAGTGATTTAAGAATAAAGCATGGTGTTAAGGAACCACATAAAATAAAAACATGGTGTTTAGGAAATGAAATGGATGGACCATGGCAGATAGGGCATAAAACTTCCGAAGAGTATGGAAGATTAGCTCTAGAAACAGGTAAAGCTATGAAATTAATAGATCCAGATATTGAATTAGTTTCATGCGGAAGTTCAAATACAGCAATGCCTACTTTCCCTGAATGGGAAGCATCAACTCTTGATCATACTTACGATGTCGTAGATTTTGTATCGCTTCATCAATATTATGGTAATAGATTAAATGATACTGCAAACTTCTTAGCACAAAGTGATGATATGGAGCACTTTATTAAAACAGTTACTTCAACTTGTGATTATATAAAAGCAAAAAAACGTAGTAAAAAAACTATGTACTTAAGCTTCGATGAGTGGAATGTATGGTTCCATTCTAATAATGAAGATGATGATATAATGAAGAATCATCCATGGCAAAAGGCACCTGCACTTTTAGAAGATATGTATAATTTTGAAGATGCACTTTTAGTTGGATTAATGTTAATTGTTTTAATGAAACATTCTGATAGAGTTAAAATGGCATGCTTAGCGCAATTGGTTAATGTTATCGCACCAATTATGACAGAAGAAAATGGACCAGCTTGGAAGCAGACTATATACTATCCATATTTGCATGCATCTAAATACGGTAGAGGAATTGCACTTCAACCAGTAGTTTCTTCACCAAAACATGATACTATAGATTTTACTGACGTAAAAGACGTTGAGTCGATAGCTGTATATAATGAAGAAAAAGAAGAAGTTACAATATTTGCAGTTAATCGTAATTTAGAGGAAGATATTGAATTAACTTGTGATGTAAGAAGTTTTGAAGGACTTAAAATCATTGAACATATTGTGTTAGAGCATGATAATATGAAAATAGTGAATTCTCCAACAGGTGAAGCTGTTACTCCAAAATCTGTAGATAGAAGCAATCTGGTTGATGGAATTATAACTTCATCTTTAGGAAAAGCGTCTTGGAATGTAATTCGTTTAGGAAAGAATAAATAA
- a CDS encoding exodeoxyribonuclease III, whose protein sequence is MKLKKLISWNVNGLRACVKKGFLEYFKEIDADIFCIQESKLQEGQIDLELDGYASYWNYAEKKGYSGTAVFTKEEPLTVKRGIGIEEHDNEGRVLTLEYGNFYLVNVYTPNSKQGLERLDYRMVWEDVFRKYLKELEKNKPVIICGDLNVAHKEIDLKNPTSNRKNAGFTDEERSKITELLEAGFIDTYRYFYPDKEGMYSWWSYRFNARANNAGWRIDYFLVSESLKDKLEDAKIHMEVTGSDHCPVELTINL, encoded by the coding sequence ATGAAATTGAAAAAATTAATCTCATGGAATGTAAATGGGTTAAGAGCCTGCGTAAAAAAAGGCTTTTTAGAATATTTTAAGGAAATAGATGCTGATATATTTTGCATACAAGAAAGTAAACTTCAAGAAGGTCAAATAGATTTAGAACTAGATGGGTATGCAAGTTACTGGAATTATGCTGAAAAGAAAGGCTATTCAGGTACTGCTGTATTTACAAAAGAGGAGCCTTTGACCGTAAAAAGAGGCATTGGAATAGAAGAACATGATAACGAGGGAAGGGTGCTTACTTTAGAGTATGGTAATTTTTACTTAGTAAATGTTTATACTCCTAATTCTAAGCAAGGATTAGAAAGACTTGATTATAGAATGGTATGGGAAGATGTGTTTAGAAAATATTTAAAAGAACTTGAGAAAAACAAACCTGTAATAATTTGTGGAGATTTAAATGTTGCACATAAAGAAATAGATCTAAAAAATCCTACATCTAATAGAAAAAATGCAGGATTTACAGATGAGGAAAGATCTAAGATAACTGAACTGTTAGAAGCAGGATTTATAGATACATATAGATATTTCTATCCTGATAAAGAAGGAATGTATTCATGGTGGTCATATAGATTTAATGCTAGAGCTAATAATGCTGGATGGAGAATAGATTATTTCTTGGTTTCAGAAAGTCTTAAGGATAAATTAGAAGATGCAAAAATTCATATGGAAGTAACAGGATCAGATCATTGTCCGGTTGAGTTGACAATTAATTTATAA
- a CDS encoding ABC transporter substrate-binding protein — protein MKSVKILKKLAAIAAITSIAATMLIGCGGSSSSTSSSGGKDSASSASGDQLEMWTFIEMHKTFYEKMLEKWNQKNPDKKLNINFTVLPYDDMHNKLQSALLSGQGAPDACDIEVGKFPNFLKGDPQLENLDDVISPYKDKLVKSRIDLYSKDGHNYGLPTHVGACVAYYNTELLEKAGIDYKSIVTWDDFKAAGAKYYAATGKNFGTADTSAQWQESLMLAEQKSDFTDAEGKPQLNSPQMVKALTTLRDLQDAHAIATIPGGQPDTTDAEGAINNGDYAVVIKAFWYMSRFLQYMPDQAGKWAIAPAPVFEKGQPRSVGLGGTGTAVTKTAKNKENLKEFLAYAKLSDEGEQAIWEDLGFDPCNTDLWTKKDITHNPENKFVKYFKTNPFDTLNEIKDEIQLIKSNDAIPSINNVLNTVTLNSIFEDKKDIKQALDEAQQQVENELK, from the coding sequence ATGAAAAGTGTAAAAATATTAAAAAAACTTGCGGCTATTGCTGCTATAACATCTATTGCTGCAACAATGTTAATCGGATGTGGTGGAAGTAGTTCAAGTACTAGCTCAAGTGGAGGAAAGGATTCAGCATCATCTGCTTCAGGAGATCAGTTAGAAATGTGGACATTTATTGAGATGCATAAAACGTTTTATGAAAAGATGTTAGAAAAATGGAATCAGAAAAATCCTGATAAGAAGTTAAATATTAATTTTACAGTTCTTCCTTATGATGATATGCATAATAAATTGCAATCTGCACTCTTGTCCGGACAAGGAGCTCCTGATGCATGTGATATAGAAGTTGGCAAATTCCCTAATTTTCTTAAAGGAGACCCACAATTAGAGAATCTTGATGATGTTATCTCACCTTATAAAGATAAGTTGGTTAAATCTCGTATAGATCTTTACAGTAAAGATGGACATAATTACGGACTACCAACACACGTTGGAGCATGTGTTGCATACTACAATACTGAATTATTAGAAAAGGCAGGGATTGATTATAAATCGATAGTAACCTGGGATGATTTTAAAGCAGCAGGTGCTAAATATTATGCTGCAACTGGTAAAAACTTTGGGACAGCAGATACAAGTGCTCAATGGCAAGAAAGTCTTATGTTAGCAGAACAAAAATCAGATTTTACTGATGCTGAAGGTAAGCCACAATTAAACAGCCCTCAAATGGTTAAAGCGCTTACTACTTTAAGAGATTTACAAGATGCTCATGCAATAGCTACTATTCCAGGTGGACAACCTGATACAACAGATGCTGAAGGTGCAATAAATAATGGAGATTATGCAGTTGTAATAAAAGCTTTCTGGTATATGTCAAGATTCTTACAATACATGCCTGATCAAGCAGGTAAATGGGCAATTGCTCCAGCTCCAGTATTTGAAAAAGGTCAACCACGTTCTGTAGGTTTAGGTGGTACAGGTACAGCTGTAACTAAAACAGCTAAGAATAAAGAAAATCTTAAAGAATTCTTAGCATATGCAAAACTTTCAGATGAAGGTGAACAAGCAATATGGGAAGATTTAGGCTTCGATCCATGCAATACGGATTTATGGACTAAAAAAGATATTACTCATAATCCAGAAAATAAGTTTGTAAAATACTTTAAAACTAATCCTTTTGATACATTAAATGAAATCAAAGATGAAATACAATTAATTAAATCAAATGATGCTATTCCAAGTATAAACAACGTTTTAAATACAGTTACATTAAATAGCATATTTGAAGATAAGAAAGATATAAAACAAGCATTAGATGAAGCACAGCAACAAGTAGAAAATGAATTGAAATAA
- a CDS encoding AEC family transporter has protein sequence MGDILIKAFSFILIIAIGYSFKRIGVFGPKDYKIITKIIMNITLPCALITGFANFKMDTSMLFIILLGFLGNIIMSFVGFVLARNKDNKEKAFNMLNLAGYNIGCFTLPYVQSFMGAYAVGITSLFDIGNSIMCTGGTYALASGVVGEGNDQSIRAFLRKMFSSVPFDTYMLMFIVTITGIKLPQVIYTITSNLSAGNAFLSMLMIGMVFECKFHKEQLVKVASIISIRYLFAAIFAVIIYFCVPFSIEIKHVLVILVFGPVPVLAPVFTARCKCDEGLAGVVNSLCIPISIVIITLLLFIIN, from the coding sequence ATGGGGGATATTTTAATAAAAGCATTTAGCTTTATACTGATTATTGCGATAGGATACAGTTTCAAAAGGATAGGGGTTTTTGGGCCTAAAGACTATAAAATTATAACTAAAATTATAATGAATATTACTTTACCATGTGCACTTATTACTGGATTTGCAAATTTTAAAATGGATACATCAATGCTTTTTATTATTTTGCTTGGATTTTTGGGAAACATTATAATGTCTTTCGTTGGTTTTGTTTTAGCTAGAAATAAGGATAATAAAGAAAAAGCCTTTAATATGTTAAATTTAGCTGGATATAATATAGGATGTTTTACCCTCCCATATGTACAGAGTTTTATGGGAGCATATGCTGTTGGGATAACAAGTCTCTTCGATATAGGTAATTCGATTATGTGTACAGGAGGTACATATGCACTTGCATCAGGTGTTGTTGGTGAAGGAAATGACCAAAGCATTAGAGCGTTTCTTAGAAAAATGTTCTCATCTGTACCTTTTGATACTTATATGCTTATGTTTATAGTGACAATTACAGGTATTAAGTTGCCGCAGGTGATATATACAATAACTTCAAATTTAAGTGCAGGAAATGCTTTTTTGTCCATGCTTATGATTGGAATGGTTTTTGAATGCAAATTCCACAAAGAGCAGTTAGTTAAAGTTGCTTCTATTATAAGTATACGTTACTTGTTTGCAGCAATATTTGCAGTTATTATTTATTTTTGTGTACCATTCTCAATAGAAATTAAGCATGTACTAGTTATTTTGGTATTTGGTCCAGTTCCTGTTCTTGCACCAGTCTTTACGGCTAGATGTAAATGTGATGAAGGCTTAGCGGGGGTAGTAAATTCTTTATGTATACCTATAAGCATAGTCATAATAACTTTATTGTTGTTTATCATTAATTAG
- a CDS encoding carbohydrate ABC transporter permease, with protein sequence MVKRFIYNKKAAPYVFILPFILVFLLFFISPMVNTVIMSFENVLPGSRKFVGFENYTKLLGDKVFLVALWNSFKYMIWTLILLIPIPMILACIIDSKLMVGKEFFKSALYLPALTSVAVAGIIFRFAFGEQATSLMNQVVALFGMDPFKWLKNGTTGFIVLLVLACWRWTGVNMLYFLSGLKNIPAELYESADIDGANTWQKFRYVTIPQLKPTTIYVLTISIYAGLAMFIESYMVFNGNNSPNNIGLTIVGYLYRQGIEKNAMGYASAVGLVLFIIGMAINLVQLKLNGTFKKGD encoded by the coding sequence ATGGTAAAGAGATTTATATATAATAAAAAAGCAGCACCATATGTATTCATATTACCATTTATTCTTGTATTTTTACTTTTTTTCATATCTCCAATGGTAAATACGGTAATAATGAGCTTTGAGAATGTATTACCAGGATCAAGAAAATTTGTTGGGTTTGAAAATTATACAAAACTATTAGGGGATAAGGTTTTCTTAGTTGCGTTATGGAACAGCTTCAAATATATGATATGGACATTGATATTGCTTATTCCAATTCCAATGATACTTGCATGTATAATAGACAGCAAACTAATGGTTGGAAAAGAATTCTTTAAATCTGCATTATATTTACCGGCTTTAACATCTGTTGCTGTGGCAGGTATAATATTTAGATTTGCCTTTGGAGAACAAGCTACTTCGTTAATGAATCAGGTTGTTGCGTTATTTGGAATGGATCCATTTAAATGGCTAAAAAATGGAACTACAGGATTTATAGTATTGCTAGTATTGGCATGTTGGAGATGGACTGGTGTTAATATGTTATATTTCTTATCAGGACTTAAAAACATTCCTGCGGAATTATATGAATCAGCTGATATTGATGGAGCAAATACATGGCAAAAGTTTAGATATGTAACAATACCTCAACTTAAACCGACAACAATTTATGTGCTTACAATATCTATTTACGCAGGTCTTGCAATGTTTATAGAAAGTTATATGGTGTTTAATGGTAATAACTCGCCTAATAATATAGGTCTTACAATTGTAGGATATTTATACAGACAAGGTATTGAAAAAAATGCAATGGGCTATGCATCTGCTGTAGGATTAGTATTGTTTATTATAGGAATGGCTATTAATTTAGTACAATTAAAACTAAATGGAACATTTAAGAAAGGAGATTAG
- a CDS encoding DDE-type integrase/transposase/recombinase: MINKFLLETVIYLIEIIKYLMTLLVGKNLLKSISDEPVKKEYRKLQVDDQPIFDVPEKLNYKLLIAEYEFKHGKEFAPVKPRKNKALAPKDVICPKCGAPHTYLYDNNGGRGQYLCKVCDTTFNPKNYYQKSIVLRCPHCSKTLERIKARKDFYVYKCKNDNCSFYQNNLKSMTKSEKQDFKKNPGKFKVRYIFRDFTFDFKPLSKESPVKSKVSLPNIMISSYTLGLILTYYVNYGLSSRKTAALLKDIHDIKISHQAILNYVNAVSIVVKPFIDNYDYKLSDSFCGDETYIKVNGKWNYIFFFFDAVKKIILSYRVSPHRDTETAVKAIDDVLSKLKEIPEDLNLITDGNPIYLLAQHFFASHSIKFDVTQVIGLTNKDEVSKEYRPLKQIIERLNRTFKGNYRATTGFGSPNGSVAFVTMFVAYFNFLRPHSALEGKTPVILEELESMSNMPTRWCKFIELSQDFVLNNCTITA; this comes from the coding sequence ATGATTAATAAGTTTCTTCTTGAAACTGTAATTTATCTTATTGAAATTATAAAGTATCTCATGACTTTGCTGGTTGGCAAAAACTTGCTTAAAAGCATTTCGGACGAACCTGTTAAGAAAGAATACCGAAAGCTTCAAGTAGATGATCAACCAATCTTTGATGTTCCCGAAAAACTTAACTATAAGCTTCTAATAGCTGAATATGAGTTTAAGCACGGCAAAGAATTTGCTCCTGTGAAACCTCGCAAAAACAAAGCGTTAGCTCCTAAGGATGTTATCTGTCCTAAGTGTGGTGCTCCACATACCTATCTTTACGATAATAACGGAGGCCGAGGACAATATCTTTGCAAAGTCTGTGATACCACATTCAATCCTAAAAATTACTATCAGAAATCCATAGTGTTAAGATGTCCTCACTGCAGTAAAACACTTGAAAGAATCAAGGCGCGTAAGGATTTCTACGTTTATAAGTGTAAGAATGATAATTGCTCTTTTTACCAAAATAATCTTAAATCAATGACAAAATCTGAAAAACAAGATTTTAAGAAGAATCCTGGTAAGTTCAAAGTTAGATACATATTTAGAGATTTCACTTTTGACTTTAAGCCACTTTCTAAAGAAAGTCCGGTAAAATCAAAGGTTTCTCTTCCAAACATTATGATTTCTTCTTACACCTTAGGACTCATTCTAACTTACTACGTTAACTACGGTTTATCTTCCAGAAAGACAGCTGCATTGCTTAAAGATATTCATGATATTAAAATATCTCATCAAGCAATTTTAAACTATGTTAATGCCGTTTCAATTGTAGTTAAGCCATTTATAGATAACTACGATTATAAACTTTCTGACTCTTTCTGCGGCGATGAAACCTACATAAAAGTTAACGGTAAGTGGAACTATATTTTCTTCTTTTTTGATGCTGTTAAAAAGATTATTCTATCTTACAGAGTATCACCACATAGAGATACCGAAACGGCTGTAAAAGCCATCGATGATGTTCTAAGTAAGTTAAAAGAAATACCTGAAGATCTTAATCTTATAACTGATGGTAACCCTATATATCTTCTTGCACAGCACTTCTTTGCAAGCCATAGTATAAAATTCGATGTTACTCAAGTTATAGGCTTAACCAATAAAGATGAAGTTTCAAAAGAATATAGGCCATTGAAGCAAATTATTGAACGTCTTAACCGAACCTTTAAAGGCAATTATAGAGCTACTACTGGCTTCGGAAGTCCTAACGGGTCGGTTGCATTTGTAACTATGTTTGTGGCATACTTTAACTTTCTAAGACCACATTCTGCCCTTGAAGGCAAAACTCCTGTAATCCTTGAAGAGTTAGAGTCAATGTCCAACATGCCTACTAGATGGTGCAAATTTATTGAACTATCTCAAGACTTTGTTCTAAATAACTGTACAATAACTGCCTAA
- a CDS encoding carbohydrate ABC transporter permease, which translates to MQSNISLNNKKNTQKNAVSHVKNLPKRILIFMLFAVIAVILLIPFYTLFVSTFKDGALVIANGMDVSIDTAKMSFKNYIILFTEKNSLFTWFFNSLFLTIVQVVCQLFISAFVAYGFAMYDFKGKNFLFICVLFVMMVPFEILMLPLYNQISDMHLTNTYIGIILPTIASASTIFFFRQYLSGIPRDLVEAGRIDGASEYGIFFRLILPIMKPSFAAMAILNAMFSWNNLLWPMLVLKDGAKFTLPIGLNTLLTPYGNNYNLLFVGSFISVIPVFILFACFQKYFVEGMTAGAVKG; encoded by the coding sequence ATGCAAAGTAATATTAGTTTGAATAATAAAAAAAATACACAAAAAAATGCAGTGAGTCATGTAAAAAATTTGCCAAAAAGAATATTAATTTTTATGCTTTTTGCAGTCATAGCTGTAATACTACTAATTCCCTTTTATACATTGTTTGTTTCTACGTTCAAGGATGGTGCATTAGTAATAGCAAATGGTATGGATGTATCAATAGATACTGCTAAAATGTCGTTTAAAAATTATATAATTCTATTCACAGAAAAAAATAGCTTATTTACATGGTTTTTTAATAGTTTATTCTTAACTATAGTACAAGTAGTCTGCCAATTATTTATCAGCGCATTTGTTGCATATGGTTTCGCAATGTACGATTTTAAGGGAAAGAATTTTCTATTTATATGTGTTTTATTCGTTATGATGGTACCTTTTGAAATTTTAATGTTACCTTTATATAACCAAATAAGTGATATGCATTTAACAAATACCTACATTGGAATTATTTTGCCGACTATAGCAAGTGCATCAACTATATTTTTCTTTAGGCAATACCTCTCAGGAATACCAAGAGACCTTGTTGAGGCAGGTAGGATAGATGGGGCATCGGAATATGGTATTTTCTTCAGATTAATTCTACCGATTATGAAGCCATCTTTCGCGGCAATGGCAATATTAAATGCAATGTTTAGTTGGAATAACTTATTATGGCCAATGTTAGTGTTGAAAGATGGTGCAAAATTTACTCTACCAATAGGATTAAATACATTATTAACTCCTTATGGAAACAACTATAATTTATTATTTGTAGGTTCTTTCATTTCAGTAATACCAGTATTTATTTTATTTGCATGCTTCCAAAAATATTTTGTTGAAGGTATGACAGCTGGAGCTGTAAAGGGTTAA